The proteins below come from a single Portunus trituberculatus isolate SZX2019 chromosome 2, ASM1759143v1, whole genome shotgun sequence genomic window:
- the LOC123506591 gene encoding uncharacterized protein LOC123506591, protein MGHCSVTDAYTRRFNEAIRDIPRKFKCVDDTLLYAASVEEAFWHAYDFLETCSRAGITLKPEKFAFCRSEIDFVGFRLDWHSYKPTEDCLSAIKTFAMPDKPTIKDIGSWFGLVN, encoded by the coding sequence ATGGGACACTGCTCAGTGACAGACGCATACACGAGGCGGTTCAATGAGGCCATAAGGGACATCCCACGGAAGTTCAAGTGCGTGGACGACACACTCTTATACGCAGCAAGTGTTGAAGAAGCATTCTGGCATGCGTATGACTTTCTTGAGACTTGTTCTCGCGCTGGCATCACACTGAAGCCAGAAAAGTTCGCCTTCTGTAGGAGTGAGATCGACTTTGTAGGCTTCCGCCTGGACTGGCATAGCTACAAGCCTACTGAAGACTGCTTGTCTGCCATTAAAACCTTTGCGATGCCTGACAAACCCACGATTAAGGACATCGGGTCGTGGTTTGGATTAGTCAATTAG